From one Lycium ferocissimum isolate CSIRO_LF1 chromosome 5, AGI_CSIRO_Lferr_CH_V1, whole genome shotgun sequence genomic stretch:
- the LOC132057709 gene encoding uncharacterized protein LOC132057709 codes for MANLSKREFLALDISGKSYLSWVLDAEIHLDTMGLADTIQNKNQASNQDRAKAMIFLRCHLDEGLKLEYLTIKDPYMLLNNLKDRYDHLKMVILPQARFDWVHLRLQDFKSICEYNSSMFRIISQLKLCGANITDNDMLDKTFTTFYASNVLLQQQYREMGLKKYSELISYHLVAEQIMGY; via the coding sequence ATGGCAAATCTTTCTAAACGTGAATTTCTTGCCCTGGATATATCGGGAAAAAGCTACCTGTCTTGGGTACTTGATGCTGAAATTCATCTTGATACGATGGGTCTGGCAGACACTATCCaaaataaaaatcaagcatCAAATCAAGACCGTGCCAAGGCAATGATATTCCTCCGCTGTCACCTTGATGAGGGCTTGAAATTGGAATATCTCACTATTAAAGATCCTTATATGTTGTTGAATAATTTAAAAGATAGATATGACCACCTGAAGATGGTCATTCTTCCACAAGCACGTTTTGATTGGGTCCATTTGAGGCTACAAGATTTTAAATCTATATGTGAGTATAATTCTTCAATGTTTAGAATTATATCTCAGCTGAAATTATGTGGTGCAAATATCACTGATAATGATATGTTGGATAAAACTTTCACCACTTTCTATGCGTCAAATGTGCTCCTGCAACAGCAATATCGAGAGATGGGGTTAAAAAAGTATTCTGAACTAATTTCATATCATCTTGTAGCCGAACAAATAATGGgttattaa